ACCATGACCATGTGGATGAAGAAAGATGAGAACCGTACCATCTTCCAAGCTCTCTCGCCAGTCAACCTCGAATATGAGCGCATGCCGAATCAGCCTTATAAGGTAGATGAGCAGCCAGTGCTTACCTTTGTGGCTCGCCAGAAGGGAGAGGCATGGAACCATCCATTCGTCTGCGTATATGAACCAAGTTCTGATGCGGAGCCAGGCGATATAGCATCGGTAGATTACTTTACGCCGAGCGAGCCGAGTGCCGTGGGCATTATCGTGAAGCTGAAGGATGGAACCGAGCAGCGCATCGTATGCTCGGAGAATGGAAAAGTACAAATCAAGTAGAAATCCAGTTATGAGAAAGTTTTTTATTGCTATCTTGTTTTGGGCGGTTGCTATAGTTGGATATGCAGCAGAAGCCTTGCAGTCGCCTGACGGCAAATACAACTTCGTCTTCGAACAGAAAGACGGAAGATTAACCTACCGCCTCGACTATGCAGCTAAGCAGGTAATAGAAGAGGGTGAATTAGGTGTGAATATCGACAACCACTTGGTGGAGTCGGCTATGGGAATACCAGTGGATAACAGCAACGTTTGGACCCATGGTATGGAAGTAACAAGTGTGGATCGTCGTTCTGAGGACAATACTTGGAAGCCAGTCTATGGCGAGTATGCCCAGATACGAGATCGTTATAATGAGATGACCATTCATCTCTTGAAGGGTGGCAAGCATCAGGGCGCAAGTAATGCTTACGACAAGCGCCAGCAATATCTCCTAGACATCATTGTGAGAGCTTACGATGAGGGAGTAGCCATCCGCTATCATTTCCCTGAGGCAACCAATGGTTTGTTCATGCACATCACCGACGACATCACTTCTTTCCGCTTTGCCCCAGGTGCAGAGGCTTACCACTATGCTTGGGCGCAATCTCATGCCAACAAGGTAAAGCTTTTGAAGAGCGAGGCTGCTTGGAAGGAAGAGGCAGAGCGCCCATTGACACTTCGTTTGGATAATGGACTTTATGCAGCCATTGGTGAGGCTGCATTGAGTGACTTTGTGAGAGGTAAACTTAAGTTGAAAGCAGACAATGAGTTACAGATGGCGTTGTTCCATCCTGCCGACATCATCACGGCATACGATATGCCTTGGCGATTCATCATGGTGGGTGAGAAGGCTATCGACCTGATCAACAACAAGCAGATGGTGCTCAATCTCAATACTCCTTGCCAGATTTCCGATACCTCTTGGATTAAGCCAGGCAAGGCTTTCCGTGTATGTCGTTTGGATATGAAGACTTGCATGGAGGGTGTTGACTTCTGTGTGGATAGAGGTCTTCAATATATCGAGCTTGATGCAGGCTGGTATGGTCCAGAGATGAAGATGTCTTCTTCTGCCTTGAAAGTATTGGAAACTCGCGACATTGATATGCCAAAGCTCTGTCAGTATGCCAAGAGCAAGGGCATCGGTGTGTGGGTTTATGTCAACCAGAGAGCCTTGTATCAGGAGCTTGACCAGCTATTGCCACTCTATGAGAAATGGGGCATCAGTGGAATCAAGTTTGGCTTTGTGCAGATAGGTTCGCAGGAGTGGACCACTTGGCTTCACAATGCCGTAAAGAAGTGTACCGACCATCACATCATGGTGGATATCCACGATGAGTATCGCCCTACAGGATGGAGCCGCACTTATCCTAACTTGATGACGCAAGAAGGTATTGGCGGCAACGAGGAAATGCCAGATGCTGAGCACAACACCATCTTGCCATTTACCCGTTTCCTCTGCGGTCCTGCTGATTATACGCCTTGTTATTTCAATGGTAGAGTGAAGAATACCAAGGCTCACCAGTTGGCGATGCCAGTAGTATATTACAGTCCTGTCACCTTCTTGTTTTGGTATGACCTCCCGAATGTATATAAGGGAGAAAAGGAGTTGGACTTCTGGAAATATTGTCCTACCGTATGGGATGAGAGCAAGGCTTTGCAGGGCGAGATAGGTGAGTATATCGTGCAGGCGCGTCGCTCGGGCAATGATTGGTTTGTGGGAGCGATGAATGGCTTGCAAGCTCGTGACATCACTCTCAATACAGCCGACTTCTTGCAGAAAGGCAAGAAATATCAAGTGGAGATATACAACGATAACCCTGCGTTGAATACTCATACCAAGGTATCTACTGTAGTTCAGACTATCAAGGCTGGCAAGATATTAAAGCTTCATTTGCAGCCGTCAGGCGGTGCCGCATTGCGATTCAGTTTGTTAAAATGACAATATGATGTTATTAAGAAAAATACGTATCAGAGTTATGTTGATGGTCTTGCTGTTGCAAGGCATCTTCGTAAGTACAGCCCATGCCATTGGTGTGGGAGGTAGTGGAATGTACCAGTGGTCAGTGGATTTGAGAGGCTATATCTCTTCAGAGACAGGCAAGGCTCCGGTGGCTTACCTTTGGGTGCCAGAGGGATGCAAGCAAGTGAAAGCGGTGATGCTTTCTCAACAGAATATGACGGAGGAGGCTATCTATAAGAATCCGAAGTTTCAGGCTCAGATGAAGAAACTGGGTGTGGCAATGGTATGGGTGGCTC
The Segatella copri DNA segment above includes these coding regions:
- a CDS encoding glycoside hydrolase family 97 protein; amino-acid sequence: MRKFFIAILFWAVAIVGYAAEALQSPDGKYNFVFEQKDGRLTYRLDYAAKQVIEEGELGVNIDNHLVESAMGIPVDNSNVWTHGMEVTSVDRRSEDNTWKPVYGEYAQIRDRYNEMTIHLLKGGKHQGASNAYDKRQQYLLDIIVRAYDEGVAIRYHFPEATNGLFMHITDDITSFRFAPGAEAYHYAWAQSHANKVKLLKSEAAWKEEAERPLTLRLDNGLYAAIGEAALSDFVRGKLKLKADNELQMALFHPADIITAYDMPWRFIMVGEKAIDLINNKQMVLNLNTPCQISDTSWIKPGKAFRVCRLDMKTCMEGVDFCVDRGLQYIELDAGWYGPEMKMSSSALKVLETRDIDMPKLCQYAKSKGIGVWVYVNQRALYQELDQLLPLYEKWGISGIKFGFVQIGSQEWTTWLHNAVKKCTDHHIMVDIHDEYRPTGWSRTYPNLMTQEGIGGNEEMPDAEHNTILPFTRFLCGPADYTPCYFNGRVKNTKAHQLAMPVVYYSPVTFLFWYDLPNVYKGEKELDFWKYCPTVWDESKALQGEIGEYIVQARRSGNDWFVGAMNGLQARDITLNTADFLQKGKKYQVEIYNDNPALNTHTKVSTVVQTIKAGKILKLHLQPSGGAALRFSLLK